GCCGGAGGTCGCTGTTTGGTTTCGACCACGCTATAGCGTTTGACAACATAAAGTTCGAAAAAATATTCCTTATGTTGGACATCGGGTGTGTCGGAACATGTATATGACAACCGGTATAGAGGTATCTGCAGAGCGTTGGATCGGATTGCCTGGGGAAACATGAGATTTCTCAGTTGACATTGCAACTGAGGAGATGTACTCTTATATACAAACCTATTGGCCGCCCATGGACAGGCGCCGGCTTTGGGTTTGCAACAGGAGACAGCATGGCCGCCAAAGATGAAAATGCCCCGCTGACACCTTGGATATGCTTTATTTCCAGGCTCTCCATGCGCCATGTCGGGGGGGAAATGAGCCGGATGGGCTATGGACAGGGGCAGTTTTTTCTGCTGTCGGAACTCTACGAAGAGGAGGGACTCAGCCAGGATGAGCTGTCACGCCGGGTGGGTGTTGACAAATCCAACACCTCGCGTGCCCTGGCCAAGCTGGAAAAATTCGGTCTGATCCGACGGGAAATCGACCCGGAAAACCACAAGATTAAAAAAGTGTTTCTGCGTTCCAAGGCCTGGAAAGTCAGGGAGGAGTTTAAAAAGGTTCAAAGGCGCTGGAACGCCGAACTGTTGCATGGATTGGGTGAAAAGGAAAAAACCGCCCTGCTGGCGGGCCTTCAGAAGGTTGCCGGCAATGCGGAAGCAGCTTTTGAACGCCAGGCCTTGCCGGGGACAGCCGGCAGAGCCGCCTGAAGAAACGATCGAGGAGACTGACGAATATGGAGTTGACTGACATTTTATCGGTAGAGGAGTGGGCCGCGTTCGAGAAAGAACTCTTTGAGCGCTTCAAGATAAACTGCACGGTCTACAATACAGACGGGGTCGGCGTTACCGGCAAACCCAACTGGTGCAACGAACTGTGCCCAAAAA
This is a stretch of genomic DNA from Deltaproteobacteria bacterium. It encodes these proteins:
- a CDS encoding MarR family transcriptional regulator, with the protein product MAAKDENAPLTPWICFISRLSMRHVGGEMSRMGYGQGQFFLLSELYEEEGLSQDELSRRVGVDKSNTSRALAKLEKFGLIRREIDPENHKIKKVFLRSKAWKVREEFKKVQRRWNAELLHGLGEKEKTALLAGLQKVAGNAEAAFERQALPGTAGRAA